The genome window CACCGAGTGGAACGCCTTCGCCGTGGAGTGGACCCCGGAGAAGGTCACCTACCTGGTCAACGGCGAGCCGTGGTTCGAAGACACCGATCCCTCGCACAACCCGCCCGGGCCGATGCACCTGACCATCCAGCTCGACAACTTCGGCGGTGACCTCGCCGGAGGCGCGGAGATGCACGTCGACTGGGTCCGCCAGTACGACGCCGAGGGCGGCGAGACCAGCGGTGGAGTGGGCGCCGGCGCGGACGTCTCGGCCGGGCAGGACGGCGTCGACGCCGGGGCCGACGTCTCGACCGGCGGCTCTGGGGAGTCCGGATCGGACTCCAGCAGCTCCGAATCCGGCGCTTCCGGTGGCGGCCAGGACGGCCGCAGTCAGAACAGCGGCGGCGATGACGGTGGCGGCTCGGATGAGTGAGCCGCGTTCACGCCCCCTTCCTCTCCCGGTGTCCGGTCGCTGCGACCGGCTCGTGCGACAGCCCCCGATCACACGACGAAGGACCTGACCATGCGATTCCCGCGCAAACCCCGCCCCGCCTGGGCCGACCACGTCCCGCAGTCCTCACGCGGCCCGGTCGCCCGCCGCTCCGCGGTCGCGGTCCTGACCGCGGGCGCCCTGCTCGGCGGAACGGCGTTCACCCTGTCCCCGCTCCCGGCGCAGCTCGGACTGGTCGCCGAATCCTGCAACCAGGGCAAGGCCGTCCGGCAGCTCGCCGCGGCCCGCGAGACCCGCACCCAGACCCGCGCCCTGCTCACCGACCTCACCGTCTCCACCGACCCCGGCGCACAAGCCCTGGCTCGCGAGATCGCCGGACTCGGATTCACCCCCGCCACTCAACCCGCCGGATGGCGGCAGAAGGCCGTCGACACCTCCGATCAGCTCAACCAGCTCGCCAGCACCGACCCGCAGATCCGGGCAGTCGCCGCGCGCCTGGCCAAGGCCGGGCTCGGCCCGACCCCGGCCGACCTGCTCCCCAAAGAACCCCCACCGGCCGATCCAGGCCCGCTCGGGGGGATCGGGCAGTCCCTCGGCGGCGCCGCGGACACGGCGGTGGGTGCGGTGGAGTCCGCGGGGGATGCGGTCGCCGACGCCGCCGCACCGCCACCCTCGGCGGACAGTTCGTCGTCCGGGCGTCCGGCCGCGTCGAACCCGAAACGTCAAGCCGAACCCGCCCTGCCGACGACGTGCATGGACCAGGCCGAGGCCACCGCAGCACCCGCTGCGCAGAGCCCGGCCGCGTCTCCGGCACCGCGCCGGCCTGCCCCGGCTCCGGCCGCAGCTCCCGCAGCGCCTGCGGCACCAGCGGCACCGGCGCAGGACAGCGACGAGCCCGACGAGCCCGAGGCTGCCGAGCAGCCGGAGGACTCGACCAGCGGCGAGCCGCCCTCGGATGAGACAGATGAGCCCACCGACTCCGGATCGAGCCCGTCCGAGGACAGCGACGGCACCGGGACAGGCAGCGGCGACACCACCGAATCGTCCGGTGGTACCAGCGGCGAAGAGCCAGGCTCGTCCGGCAGCCGCCCGTCCGAAGACAGTTCCGATAACAGCAGCTCCAGTTCGGGCTCGGCTGATGCCGGGACGGGCTCGGATGAGTCGTCGAGCTCGGGCGGCCCAGGCAGCGGGTCGGACGAGGATCTGGAGAAAGCGCAGGCAGCGATCGAGATGGTCGGCGAGCTGATGCAGGCCCTCGGCGCCAGCCCCGACGCCGGCGCGGGTGATCTGAAGAGCTCGGTGCTGCAGGTGCTCGACCGCGAGCAGCTGGAGAAACTCGGCGCCGACTCCGCCGACCTGACCAAGCTCGACGAACTCCGCTCCACCGACACCGGTAGCTCCAGCACCGACACATCTGACCGCAGCTCGTCGTCGAGCAGCGACAGCAGCTCCTCCGGCAGCGACACCTCGGAGTCGGGCTCCTCGGGCTCCGACGACTCGACCTCGGCCGAACAGCCCAGCTCCGGTGGTTCCTCCGACACCAGCACGTCGAGCACCGGCTCGGACTCGGCGGGTTTCGAGCCCGGTAGCCCGATCAGCCGCGGTGGTGGTGACACCAGCGGTGGCTCCGACAGATCGGGCACGGACAGATCGGGCACGGACAGATCGGGCACTGGTTCCAGTTCGGGCGGTACGGGCTCGGGCGCCGAGCAGGCCAGCGGCGGTGCAGGTTCCTCGTCGGATGCCGCGCAGCCCGCGGCCAACATCGACTCCACAGTCCAAAAGCTGACCGAACAGGCCGAAGAGGCCGCCGACACGGACCCGGTCGCAGAGCAGCTGCTCGAGAAACTCAACGACGCCGACCTCGGCAGCACCGGTGACCAGCAGGACTCCCCCAGTACCAGCAACTCCAGCACCACCGACAGCTCTGACACCACCGACAGCTCGGCCGATCCCGACAGCTCGGAGTCGACCGACAACTCCAGCACAGCCGGCGACTCGGACAGCACAGGTGGGCAGCCGGACTCGGGCAGCACCGACGCCGGCCAGGGCAGCTCCGGAACCGATGACGAGCAGTCGTCGGGCCAGGGCGGTGGTGGTGAGCAGCCCGAGGCTCAGGACTCACCGGCGCCCGCGGGAGGCGATGATGAGGGAGAGCAGCCGCGTGATCCCGAGGGCACCCAAGGCGGTCCGGCGGTCGCACCTACCGGCGGGACCGACACCGCCACGTGGGACAAGCTCGCCGAGTGCGAGTCCGGTGGCGACTGGACGACCAACACCGGCAACGGCTACCAGGGTGGGCTGCAGTTCTCGCCCGCCGCCTGGCAGGCCTTCGGCGGCCAGGGTGACGCCCACCAGGCCAGCCGCGAGGAGCAGATCGCGGTCGCGGAGAAGGTGCAGGCCGAGCAGGGATGGAACGCCTGGCCCTCGTGTTCCCGCAAGGTCGGGCTGCAGTAGCCGCCATGACTATCCGCAGGTGGAGCACGGTGTCAGTGGCCGCGGTCGTGTCCGTGGCCCTGGCTGCCGTGCTGTGGTCCTCCGGCGCCCCGCAAGGGGGTCGGGTGGTGGGGCTCGGGTCGGTCATGCCGTGGGGGTCGGCCGACCCGAGGTCCCCACTCCAGGAGTCGCCCCCGGTGCGCGGGCAGGCCGGACCGATCGTCGGCGGCCTCTCCGCATCCTCGGTCGGGGTCCTGGTCGTCGACGGCGGCCGCCACCAGTGCTCGGCCACCGTCGTCGCATCCAAGTCCCGACGTCTGCTCGCTACTGCGGCGCACTGTGTGTGGCTCGACGGCGGCTGGCGCATCGACGGTGCGACTTTCATCCCCGGATACGCCGCGGGCGAGGAGCCGCACGGCCGCTGGGCCGTGGACACCGCCTACGTGCCCCCGGCCTGGCAGGACGCCAACAGCCCGATCGAGGACGTCGCCGCCGCCACCGACTTCGCGTTCGTGTCCCTGCTGCCCCGGGACGGGGTGCTGCCCGAGCAGACCCTCGGCGCCCAGGGCATCCGCTGGTCGACGCCCGACACCGTGCAGGTCGCCACACTCGGCTACCCCTCGCTCGGCTCTTACGACGGGCAGTCGCTGCGCGGCTGCACCGGGCAGGCCGCGGTCGAGCCGTTCGCGCGCGCCACCGCCCCGGCCCCGGGCGAGGTCCTCGCTCTGGACTGCGACATGACCGAGGGCGCCTCCGGCGGGCCGTGGCTGGCCGGCCCGGATGCCGCTTCGGGCCGCGGTCAGGTCGTCGGGGTGGTCTCCGGTGGCGACGACACCGCCCTGGTCTCACCCCGGTTCGGGCCAATGGCGCGCGGTGTCTATGACGCCGCCGACTCGGCCTCGCAGATCTCCAGCCCACCCGCTCCGGCCCCGGCCGATCCGAAGTCTGCCCAGATCGCCCCACGAGGAGGCAGAAACTGATGACTACCGCCGAACAGCAGGACCGTGCCGGGCCGCTCCATAGGCCGCGCACGCCGTTCGAGCTCAACCACCGGCTCGGTTCCGCGGCGCGCCTGCGCGCTCCTCATCTGGGCCCGGTCGACAACGAGGCCATCGTCAATGCCACCTCCGCGGCCGCGGCCGCGGGCGGTCCCGGCCCGGAGCCGGCCGACACCGCCGCCGAGCTCGGTGCAGCCACCGAGGCCGCCCAGGGCCGGGCCCGCACCGAGTTTCCCGACACCCGCCCGGTGTCCTGGGCCGCGTTCGGGGCGCTGGTCCCGGTTCTGGCCGGATCCGCCGGCGCCGGGGCCTCGTGTGTCGCGGCGGCGATCACCGACGCCCTGCAGCTCGATCAGCGGTGCGCGCTGCTCGTCGACGCCGACGACCCCGCCCGCTCCGGCCTCGCGTGCGCGTCTTCGCAGGAAGGCCCCTGGCTCCGGCCAGTGAACGAGCACGTGTCGGTCCGCTACAGCTGGCGCGCCGACGCGCTGGTGGCGCGCCTGGAGACCCAGCTGCCGGCGATCACTCCGGGGATGGTGCCGATCCCGCCGGACTGGCTGCCGGATCCGGCACCGGACCCGCTGCACACCACTGTGGTCGATCTCGGGCACGGCGGCTGGCGCGCAGCCGCGACCCCCGTCTACGGGGCCGGGGGCTGGCTGCGCCGGGGGCTGCCGTCCCAGCGCCCGATCCTGGTCGTGCGCGCGACCCGGCCGTCGCTGCGTCAGGCCGAGCAGCTCCTGGCCCGCCTGGAGCCGTGGGTGCAGCGCGGGGTGGCGACCCCGGTCTATCAGCTGGTGATCAACGGAGCCCGCAAGTGGCCCGCCGGCGTCGCCGGCGCCGCCGGACCGCGGGTCGCCGCGCTGATCGATGAGGCGTTGTTCGTCCCCCACGAACGCAGCTGGGAGATCGCCGGAGTCACCGACGATCCCAGCCCCGACCGCGCCGTCGACGCGCTGCGGCCGCTGCTCGCCTCATGGGGCCTGGTCACGTCCCCACGACGTCGCTGACCACCCCGTCACCTGCCGAACCCCACTCGCCCGCGGAGGCACCGCTGATGTCCATCCCCCACCTGCTCGCCGACACGCTGCTCACCCAGATTCACCTGCTGCCCGCTCAGGACATCCCGAACCCGGGAGCCGAGGCCCCGCCCGGGGCGCCCGCGATCGAGCGTGTCGTCGGCTACCTGCGCTGGATCGCCGGGGTCTGCATCCTCGGGCTGTTCTTCGGCGGGATCGTCGCCGCGACCGCGGGCCGGCTGTGGGATCACCACGGCTCCGGACGTCTCGGTGCGCGGCTGATCGTCGGCAGCCTTGCCCTGGCCCTGTTGTTCGGCCTCGGCTACACCCTGGTCAGCCAGTTCGCGGCGACCGCGGCCTGATGGCGCGCTCGATGAACACCGACCGGGCTCCGGCAGGCGGCGGCCGCGACGGGCGACGTCGCGCACTGCTGATCATCACTGGGGCGGTAGTACTGGTGCTGGCGCTGCTGGTCGGTGTGGTCGTGTCACTGACCAGCATGTTCGGCGAGGACGAGCCCAGTTCCACCTATCAGAGCCCGCCGGCCCCGACCGGCCCTGGGGCCGGCGGCAGTACCGGCGGTGGGAGCGGCCCGGAGGCTGAGGCTGCCCTGGCGCGTGCGCCCATGCTCGATGTCCCTGACCAGGCCGCGTTGCCGCATACCTTGTCGATGCGCAGCGCGGGCCCTCCGATCACGCTGCCCGCCCCCCAACAGGTGAGCGGGGTGCTGGTGCCCACTGGGTTCCCGGACACCGAGCAGGGCGCGATCGCTCAGGTGGTCGAGCTGACCCGGGTCGGGTTCACCGGCGCCGATCCGCAGGTCTGGGCACAGGCCTACGACTCGATGGCCGAGCCGGGTGCCGCGCCCACCGCCCAGACCCCGGCCTCGCAGGACCTGGTTGCCTTCCGGCGGGCGGCGAACATGCCCAGGACCGGCGCGACCCGGGCGAGGATCACCTGGGATCCCACCTCGGCGCTGGTCAAGGGCAGCACCGACGACGGCAGCTACGTCGTGGCGTGTGTGCTCGGCGAGCTGGTCACCGACTACAAGGGCCGCGTGGCCACCGGCGGGTTGGGCAACTGCCTGCCGATGCGCCGCGTCGGCGATCAATGGCTGGTCGCGTCGGGGCCGCGCGCATGGGTCGCCCCGGCTACCTGGCCGGGCAGCGACGAAGCCGTCGCAGTCGGCTACCGGGACATCCTCCGATGACCGGCCTCATCACGACCATCTGGGACCTGCCTGCTCAGGACCCCGCCCCGCCTGGCGGGGATGGAGGCGGTGGAGATGGCGGTGGCGGTGGCGGCCTGGTCGGCGACGTCGCCGGATCCATCGCGGAGTCGGCGTTCAGCTCCGCGATGCAAGCGGTGTGGGATTCAGCGATCTGGCTGCTCAAGGGCGGCTTCGATCTCGCCGACAGGGTCTCGCAGGTCACGCCGGGCGACCTGACCGGCAACGACGCCGACAACCCGGACGCCATCCCCGGCGCCCCGGCGCCACCGGCACCGCCGGAGGGGGCGCAGAGCGCGGTGGATCTGGGTTCGTTGTGGTCGACGATGATCTGGCTGGCCGCGCTCATCGCGCTGGGCCTGTTCTTCTACCAGCTGGCCACCGTCGCGGTGCGCGGCGGAGGGGGCATGTTCCGCGCGGTCACCGGCCCGGCCCAGTTCGGCATCGCCCTGGCGGTGACCACCGGCGCGGTCGCGGCCCTGCTTACCGGCGCCGACGGGCTGACCACGCTGTTCTTGAGCAACCTGGGCGAGCAGGGCAGCTTCACCGCGATCCTGGACAACCCCGCGGTCGCCGACCGCTTCGGCGACAACCCGGACCTCGGCGAGGATGTCGAGGAGGGTGTCCGGTCGATGATCCTGGGGATCGCCGCCCTGTTCGGGGTCATCCCGGCCGCGCTCGGCTTCGCCCTGGCGATGATCTTCCGCGCCGCGGCGATCATGGTGCTGATCGCGACCATCCCGATCGCGGCAGCCTGCCTGATCTCCGACTCCACGGCGTCGATGTTCTGGCGGGTCGTGCGCTGGCTGCTGGCGGCGGTGCTGCTCAAGCCCGCGCTCGCGCTGGTTGTGGTGATCGGGGTGAACATCATGTCCCGCACCGACGGTGTGGCCGGGCTGCTGGCCGGCACGGCGGTGCTGCTGATCAGCCTGTTCTGCCCGATGGTGCTCTACCGGCTGTTGGCTTTCGTCGACCCGGGCACCGGTGCTGGGATGGCCGTGCGCTCCGGCGGCGGGTCTCGCAGTGGCGGTGAGCCGGGTGGGGACAACGGCACCAGCGAGATGATCAATAACGCGCGGGCGACGCAGAAGGCCTACGACATCGGCAGCGCCGGCTCCGGCGGCGGTAGCGCCGCTGGGGGCGAGCTCGGCGGCAGCACCGCCGCGACCGGCGCAGCCTCCGGCGGCGCGGGCGCTGGTGGTGCCGCGGCTGGCGGCTCCGCTGGTGGTGCCGCTGGTGGCGGTGCGGCAGGTGGCGGTGCGGCTGCGGGCGGTGCAGCGGCCGGCGCCGGGGTCGCTGGTGGCGCCGTCGCCGCGGCGGCGGTCGGGGGCTATCTGGCCACCAAGGCGGCCGGACAGGCCGCGGGCGGGTACGCCTCGTCGCAGATGGCCCAGACCGGTATCGGGCACCCCGGCCCGGCACCCGCGTCCGGGGCCGGCAGCGGGCAGATCAGCTCGGCCGCCGGCGGCGCCTACGGCGGGGCGACCGCGACCTCGGACTGGTCCGGGCAGCCCCCCACCAGCGACAGCGGGCCCGTCGAGCCAGGCGACACCGCGAGCGGCGGCGGGTCCGGGCCCGAACCACCACCGGACCCCGGACCTCCCGAGGCCGGCCATCCGGATCCCGGAGCGGGCACCGACCCCGGGCCGGAAACCCGCCCTCCTGAGCCCCCTCCGGCGAACGCCGGCACGGACGGGGCCTCCACCACGCCGGCCCCCGACACCCCGAATACGCCGTCACCTGGTCCGGCGCCCGAGCCCGAGCCCGAGCGTCCGGCCCATCCCGACACCGACCGAGAGGACGGCCGCCGATGACCAGCACCGTCGTCGTCGGCACGACGACTACCACGAGCGGTGACACCCGATGACCACCAGCCAGTCCCCCGGCCCGCGGGTGTATCGGGGGCTCAACCACACCGAAGGCATCGGCTGGATCGCCGGGATGACCCCGGTCCAGGCGTTCCTGCTGATCGGGGTCTGCGCCCCGGCGCTGATCGCGATGTCGCGCAACCAGTGGTCGGCGGCGCTGTCCTGGGCGGTGTTCGCCGCGATCGTCGCCGTGCTGATCCTCGTCCCGATCCACGGCCGCCCGGCGTTTAGGTGGCTGGCCGACCTGGTCATGTTCCAGACAGGAGTCCTCATGCGCTGGTCCCCCTGGCAGTCCCGCGCCGCCGCAGGCCTGGCCGGCGACCGCACCGAACCCGACCTGCCCGGCGTCCTGGCCCGCCTGGAGTTCCCCGACGGCCCGGAGTTCCACGGCTCCCGGATCTGCCTGATCCACGACACCACCGAAGGACGGTGGGGTGCCACGGCGAAGCTGACCCACTCCGGGGTCGGGATGCTCTCCGACGACGAGTGCGAGCGCCTCGCCTCCCGCCTCGGCTCGATGCTGGTCGGCCTCGGCCACCGCGAGGTCGTCGACCGAGTCTCGCTGCTGGTGCGCACCGTGCCCGACGACGGCACCGAGTACGCCGTCTGGCGCGACCGCCACCAACGCCCCGACGCACCCGCCCTGGCCCGCCAGGTCACCGCCGAGATCGACCGCGACGTCGCCTCGGTCAGCGTGCGCACGGAGCTGTTCGTGACCGTGTCCGGCACCGAGGAGGCGCTGCGGCGCCCGGCCAAGGCCGCCGGCGGTGGCATCGCCGGACGGGCCTACGCGCTGTACCGGCTCCTCGAGGGCGTCGCCGACGGCCTGCGGGGGCTCGGTGTCCAGTCGGTGACCTGGCTGTCCTCGACCGGGGTGGCCGAGGCGGTCAAGACCGGGTTCAACCCCGCCGCCGCGGCCGGGCTGTCGTTCCGGCACCTGACCAGCCCGGACCCCGACGGCGCCGTCGGGCTCCCGATCTCCCAGGCCGGGCCCGCGCTGGCCCCGACCCCGGCCGCGCGCGCGTATCACCACGACGGCTACTCCTCGGTCGCCTACGCCGTGCAGCCCCCCGAGTCGGGCACGATCTTCGGGTCGCTGGGCCCGCTGCTGGCCGTGCGGACCGCCGGCGAGCGACGCACCCTGCAGATCCACTACGAGATCCTCTCCGCCGCCGCCGGCGCCCGGGTGGTCAAGTCCGATCGGTTCCGCAACAACGTCCTGGTCGACGCGAAGGCCCAGCGCGGGTTCAACACCACCGCGGTGGACTCGCGCCGCCAGCGCGGCGCCCGCGACCAGGAGGCAGCCGTCGCCGCCGGTCACGCCGTCGTGCGGTTCACCGTCGCCTCGTCGATCACCGTCCCGGCCGACTGGAACGTCGAGGACCACGCCGCCCGGCTGGAGAACGACGCCTCGGGCCGGTTCCACCTGCTGCGCCTCGAGCTCGCGCAGGACTCCGCATTCGTCGCCGCCGCCCTGCCGGTCGGGATCGGGCTGCCCCGGGAGAAGAGGGCCTTCGACTCATGAGCATCTTCGGCAAGCGCCGCCGCCGCGTCGTACCGCGCAACACCGGCGAGCTACTCAGCCAGTTCACCGATCTCGACGGCATCCCCACCAGCACACCCGTCCCCGACCACGACGTCGACGACGTCGATCCGGAGACCGGTCGGCGCCGTCGCCGGCAGCGGGTCAACCAGGCCACCGCGCCCCGGCAGGGCCCGCGCGAGCCCGGACGTGGGTGGGCCGCGGTGGACGCGGCCCGCCGGGCCCCGGTCTACAAGGCCACCACCGCCGAGGTGGGCGGGCTGTTCCCGCTGCTCGCGGCCAACGGTGTCCCGGCGATCGGGGCCCGCCTCGGGTATGACACCCAGTCCGGAGGCGCCTTCTACGTCCACCCCACCGAGTGGGTCCTGCGCGGGATGGTCACCAACCCCAACCTCGTGGTGTTCGGCGAACCCGGCCGCGGCAAATCCTCCACGGTCGTGGCGCTGATGCTGCGGATGATGCTGTTTGGGGTCCGCTCCCTGATCTCCGGCGACGTGAAGGGCGAGTACACGCCGCTGCTGCGCTCGCTCGGGATCACCCCGATCGCGCTCGGGCGCGGGAGCCCACACCGCCTCAACGCCCTCGACCTCGGCCCGCTGCGGGGCCGCTGGCACACCTGGAACGCCGAGCGCCAGAACGAGGAGCTCACGGGGATCCTGGCCCGCTGGACCCGGCTGCTCACCGCCCTGGCCGAGGCCCAGGGCTACGAGCCCACTGTGACCGACGAGCTGGTCATCTCCACCGTCCTGCGGCGGCTGGTGGGCGCCGCCGACGGCTACTCCGAGCTGCGCCCGATCACGATCCCGCAAGTCGTGGGCCAGCTCGCCGACCCCCAGGACGACCTGTGGCAGGCCACTCGTTTCGCCTCGCACCGCCAGTTCGTCGATCACACCCGTCAGATCACCGACGCCCTGTCCAACCTGGTCGTCGGCCCACTGGCCGGGCTGTTCGACGAGCCGACCAACTTCGACCTCGACTGGGACGCGCCCGTGCAGTCGATGGACCTGTCAATGCTGCGCTCGCGTGGGGATCAGGCGATCGCGGTCGCCCTGACCTGCCTCGGCTCCTGGTCGTCGATGATCACCGACCTCCAGGATGACGGCGACGTGCGGATCGTCGTGCGCGACGAGGTCTGGCGCCAGATGCGCCTCGGGCTGCGTGCGGTCCAGGCCGTCGACTCCGACCTGCGGCTCTCGCGTGCCGAACGCAAGATCCAGCTCCTGGTCATGCACAAACCCTCCGACCTGCTCTCCGTCGGCGCGGCCGGCTCGCAAGAGGTCTCGATCGCCAAGGACCTCCTGGCCCTGTGCAGCTCCCGGATCCTGCTCGGCCAGTCCACCCGGGTCGGCGACGAGCTCGCCGAGGAACTCGGCCTGTCCGACCGCGAACAGGCCGTGATCACCGGGTGGGCGATGGAGGGCCCCGGCCGGGCGCTGTGGAAGATGGAGAACTCGCCCGGCATGAAGATCCAGACCGTGCTCTCGGCGACCGAGAAGTCGATCTTCGACACCAACGCCGGCCTCCGCGAGAAAGTTCTGGAGTTCAGTAATCCTGACGGTCCCGGCGCCGGCCGCAGGCTGCACGCGGTTCCGACCTCGGCCCTGCCCCCATCCGACGATGCCGCCCAGGACTCGGGGCGACGCAACGGCGTGGCTACGCACCGGTGACCTGAGTCGTGGACCAGAAGAAGGGCACCGTCGTGTTCGCCGTAGCGGCGGTGGTGATGACGTTCCTGGTCGCGGTGACCAGCATGGGCATCGCGATGTTCACCGCCGTCACCGGCGGGGTCCTGCCCGGCGGTGGCTGCGGCGGTGACGGCGGGATCGGCGGCGGATCGCAGTCGATCGGTGGAACCGACTGGAACGCCGAGCAGACCGAGAACGCCGCCACCATCGTCAACCGCGTCGTGCAGCGCAGCCTGCCCCGCCGGGCCGCGGTCATCGCCATCTCCACCACGATCGTCGAATCGCAGCTGGTCAACGTCGGTCACGGCGACCGCGACTCCCTCGGCCTCTACCAGCAGCGCCCCTCCCAGGGCTGGGGCTCACCAGCCCAGATTCTCAACCCCGTCGCGGCCACCGACACCTTCCTCGACCGGCTCGTTGAGCTGCCGGGTTGGGCCAGCATGGCACCCGGCCAGGCCGCCCAAGCCGTGCAGCGCTCCGCGTTTCCCGATCGCTACGCCCCCCAGGAAGAACCCGCCGCAGCGCTGGTCGACCAGTTCTGGGTCGGCCCGGACAACCCCGTTCCGGGCCCCACCGGCGCCCCGAACGTCCAGCTCGCCTCCTCGGTGTATGCCTGCCCCGATCAGGGCGGCGCCGGGGTCCCGCTGGCCCCGTCGAACATCGACCCCAAGCAGCTGCCGCCGGGATTCACTCCGCCCGCCGACCCGGCACAGCGGGCCGCGGTCACCTACGCCCTGGCCCAGCTCGGGAAGCCGTATGTCTGGGGTGCGAAGGGCCCGGACGGGTTCGACTGCTCCGGGCTCATGCTCGCCGCCTGGGCCTCAGCAGGTGTCCCGATCCCAGCCGGGACGGTGAATCAGAAGAACGCCGGCACCCCGGCCAGCCCGGCGAACATCGCCCCGGGCGATCTGGTGTTCATTCCGGGATCGCTCGGCTCCCCGAGCAACCCGCGCCACGTCGGCATGTACGTCGGCCAAGGCCTGGTCGTCAACGCCTACGACAGCAGCACCGGTGTGGTGCTGCAGCCGCTCTCGGACTGGGCCGACGAGATCACCCATGTCCGCCATATCGCCGGCCCCGCCGGCCAGCCCGCTCCGGACGCCGCCCTGGCCGAGGCCGCCCCATGACCGGCCACGACCACCGCACGCAACCGAGTTTGTCGGCGGGAGGTGCTCACCGGTGACCATGCCCGACTGCGGGCGTGACCTCTACGCCGACCTCGGTGTCGACGCCGACGCCACCCCCGAGCAGGTGCGTCGGGCCTACCGCGGGTTGGCCCGCCGGCTACACCCCGATCTCAACCCCGCACCCGACGCGAGCGCCCGGTTCACCCGGGTGGCGGCGGCGTATGCGGTGCTGGTCGACCCCGCGCGTCGCGCCGCCTACGACCACGCCCGCACCGCGCCCACCGACCCGGCCACCGCCACCGCGCCCGCCGCCGTGCGGGTCTACGACGATTACGCCCCGGCCGGGGCGCCGGGCGCCTTCGACGACTACGCCCCCGTCAGCGACTACACCGCTCCCGCCGCACCGGCCCCAGCACCCTCTTCTCCGCCGCGGCGGGCTACAGCGCCGCGGCCCGGCACGCCATCGCCGCCGTCGTGGGCGACCAGCCGATATGTCCCGCCCACGCGTGCGCCGTTCCCGCCCGGGTGGCCGACCGGGCGGATCGACCACGGCCGCCTCGGTGGGCGGCTGCTGCTGAAGGTGTGGCGTCTCGCGCCGCTGCCGGCCAACCGGGGCGGTCTCGTGGCGACGGTGCTGGCCACCGTCGCCGTCGCCTACATCGCCGCCGCCTCGCGGGCGGCGATGCCGCTGGAGGCCACCGTGATCGGCGCGCTGTCGACCATCGCGCTGGCCTGCTGGAGCGTGCGCGCCCTGGTCTGGACCGTACTGCGCGCCCGTGCCCGCCGTGCTGTGAAGGAGAAACACTGATGGGAATCCTCGCCCGCCGCACTCCCCACCCACCTGGCCCTGCTGCCGCCGCCGCACCGCCAGCCGCAGCGGCGGTCACTGCGCCGCGGCTCAACTGGCAACACGACCGGCCGTTCGGATGGAACGCGGTGCCCGAGCAGGCCCGCCACGCCCTTGCCGCGGCCGGGTGGGCCACCACCGACCCGCTGGCCGCGTCGTCGTACACGCCGACCACCCGGCGAGATGCGGGCGGGCGCTACTGGCGCGACACCGACGCCTGGTGGATCGACCAGGCCACGCTGCTCATCGTCCGCGCCCGCGAAGCGCTCACCCACCTCGGTACCGGATCCGGGGGCCGCCCCCGGCTGCGCCGGGCCCACGGAGGGGGCGGCACGGTGCAGGTCACCACGCACCAGCTCACCGGACCGGTCCCGACCGGGC of Pseudonocardia autotrophica contains these proteins:
- a CDS encoding ATP-binding protein — encoded protein: MSIFGKRRRRVVPRNTGELLSQFTDLDGIPTSTPVPDHDVDDVDPETGRRRRRQRVNQATAPRQGPREPGRGWAAVDAARRAPVYKATTAEVGGLFPLLAANGVPAIGARLGYDTQSGGAFYVHPTEWVLRGMVTNPNLVVFGEPGRGKSSTVVALMLRMMLFGVRSLISGDVKGEYTPLLRSLGITPIALGRGSPHRLNALDLGPLRGRWHTWNAERQNEELTGILARWTRLLTALAEAQGYEPTVTDELVISTVLRRLVGAADGYSELRPITIPQVVGQLADPQDDLWQATRFASHRQFVDHTRQITDALSNLVVGPLAGLFDEPTNFDLDWDAPVQSMDLSMLRSRGDQAIAVALTCLGSWSSMITDLQDDGDVRIVVRDEVWRQMRLGLRAVQAVDSDLRLSRAERKIQLLVMHKPSDLLSVGAAGSQEVSIAKDLLALCSSRILLGQSTRVGDELAEELGLSDREQAVITGWAMEGPGRALWKMENSPGMKIQTVLSATEKSIFDTNAGLREKVLEFSNPDGPGAGRRLHAVPTSALPPSDDAAQDSGRRNGVATHR
- a CDS encoding J domain-containing protein yields the protein MPDCGRDLYADLGVDADATPEQVRRAYRGLARRLHPDLNPAPDASARFTRVAAAYAVLVDPARRAAYDHARTAPTDPATATAPAAVRVYDDYAPAGAPGAFDDYAPVSDYTAPAAPAPAPSSPPRRATAPRPGTPSPPSWATSRYVPPTRAPFPPGWPTGRIDHGRLGGRLLLKVWRLAPLPANRGGLVATVLATVAVAYIAAASRAAMPLEATVIGALSTIALACWSVRALVWTVLRARARRAVKEKH
- a CDS encoding C40 family peptidase; protein product: MDQKKGTVVFAVAAVVMTFLVAVTSMGIAMFTAVTGGVLPGGGCGGDGGIGGGSQSIGGTDWNAEQTENAATIVNRVVQRSLPRRAAVIAISTTIVESQLVNVGHGDRDSLGLYQQRPSQGWGSPAQILNPVAATDTFLDRLVELPGWASMAPGQAAQAVQRSAFPDRYAPQEEPAAALVDQFWVGPDNPVPGPTGAPNVQLASSVYACPDQGGAGVPLAPSNIDPKQLPPGFTPPADPAQRAAVTYALAQLGKPYVWGAKGPDGFDCSGLMLAAWASAGVPIPAGTVNQKNAGTPASPANIAPGDLVFIPGSLGSPSNPRHVGMYVGQGLVVNAYDSSTGVVLQPLSDWADEITHVRHIAGPAGQPAPDAALAEAAP